The Lysinibacillus pakistanensis genome includes a window with the following:
- a CDS encoding response regulator, with product MLIVDDHPIVLEGTKNLFQENEDIIVDTECDATNVIQRIRNNPYDIYLIDINMPLENGINLARNIKAIQSKASIILYTGDDITDYYPLILERKIEGILAKTASKEQILRTVRAIANGEIVLPQNFLDFLDNRFKLQDAKLDIHLNEKEKKILRLIAEGHTNKAIAIELNIPQRTTERYLTQLFSLLNVDSRTEAVNLAERMNLL from the coding sequence ATGCTCATAGTGGATGATCACCCTATTGTGTTAGAGGGAACAAAAAATCTATTTCAAGAAAACGAAGACATTATCGTTGATACAGAATGCGATGCAACAAATGTTATCCAGAGAATTAGAAATAACCCCTATGATATTTATTTGATAGATATAAATATGCCATTAGAAAATGGTATAAATTTAGCCCGTAACATTAAAGCTATTCAGTCAAAAGCTTCAATTATTCTTTATACAGGTGATGATATTACGGATTATTATCCGCTTATCTTAGAAAGAAAAATAGAAGGAATTTTGGCGAAAACAGCTTCCAAGGAACAAATATTACGGACTGTACGCGCTATTGCTAATGGAGAAATTGTTTTACCTCAAAATTTCTTAGACTTTCTCGATAATAGATTTAAATTGCAAGACGCTAAGCTTGATATTCATTTAAATGAAAAAGAAAAGAAAATTTTAAGATTAATTGCCGAGGGACATACGAATAAGGCGATAGCAATTGAGCTAAATATTCCTCAGCGAACAACAGAAAGATATTTAACACAGTTGTTTTCTTTGCTAAATGTTGACTCACGTACGGAGGCTGTAAATCTTGCTGAAAGAATGAATTTACTCTAG
- a CDS encoding sensor histidine kinase — MFWRAISLYLAIGLFLLYVNYSGPFLNIGLKEEDGQWVITDFYYKEWAMDQNISTGDIVVNVNDTPIEDLENVKYLSTILSAHDLTIIKQNGEKVNVRIHHFDIPQQFYYLLVMPACYYFITLIITTYLYFKQKNTKLINLLILFMLTVSIAYVSSGASGRLNSAGIIINRGSMLLCLVLLLHFLRNYYTFLKTNWLLSNNIKLFYLLPVIAMILGCIGIIYPSSHNLLSNVVLAIFFIFLIIILSILLLSYFKYKSPQLKMLLNSIMIPFLPFLFLYAFPNILFHRYILSAEISALFLLLIPFSFIFTQLAERLFDIEYHITRLRYYVIFSLLFTVWFTVGLYWIAGKYLTMAVVSGVSFFTFVSLVVLFYIKEKVDYRKRKILFSTKGDYIHQLYTAVDRIGKTIKIDELLKKFAQEVSLHLELEDVFVLTYDYGIHQFTSTAEGKRLSFNPIVIEDLKLGEIRKIDKVYIAFLHQDAHCKRALVLGHNNSIHLKEEELLWLELLLLYVNNFIENTKMVEELLEELKHMKQADDSHLPWLNKLLWLRFEEEKYQLAQELHDTNLQEQLHIAREVDALVNAKNTAEIQEKLANIHKQMVASLHDLRTYCENLKPPLLDTLGLNAALEKLIRKVTERANFMLLYTIDRLYLEDERMNLMIYRLFQELLNNALKHSYARTVEIHLQETDDGFEIFYKDDGVGCNVDDIIIAESMGIRGMQERVKAFNGQFYIDSQINEGMSIRITVKEGSDTLDYDAHSG, encoded by the coding sequence ATTTTTTGGCGCGCTATAAGTCTCTATTTAGCAATTGGTCTTTTTTTGCTATATGTGAATTATAGCGGGCCTTTTTTGAATATAGGGCTTAAGGAAGAGGATGGACAATGGGTAATCACTGATTTCTATTACAAAGAATGGGCAATGGATCAAAATATATCTACAGGTGATATTGTAGTAAATGTTAATGATACACCGATTGAAGATTTGGAAAATGTTAAATATTTATCTACAATATTATCTGCGCATGATTTAACGATCATTAAACAGAATGGGGAGAAAGTAAATGTAAGGATACATCATTTTGATATCCCTCAGCAATTTTACTATCTATTGGTGATGCCTGCTTGTTATTATTTTATAACTTTAATTATCACTACTTACCTTTATTTTAAACAAAAAAATACAAAACTTATAAATCTACTTATTCTTTTTATGCTCACAGTTTCTATAGCATACGTTAGTAGTGGAGCTTCGGGAAGATTGAATTCTGCTGGGATTATCATTAACCGTGGAAGCATGTTGTTATGCCTAGTGTTATTACTACACTTTTTAAGGAATTATTATACATTTTTAAAAACGAACTGGTTGCTTTCTAACAATATTAAATTATTCTATTTACTACCCGTGATAGCCATGATTTTGGGCTGTATTGGCATTATATATCCATCTTCTCATAATTTACTTTCTAATGTTGTATTAGCTATTTTCTTCATTTTCCTAATTATCATACTTAGTATATTATTGCTAAGCTATTTCAAATATAAATCGCCTCAGTTGAAGATGTTGCTGAATAGTATTATGATTCCTTTTCTGCCATTCCTATTTCTATATGCATTCCCTAACATCTTATTTCATCGATACATTCTTTCAGCTGAAATTAGTGCTCTATTTTTATTATTAATTCCTTTTAGTTTTATTTTTACACAGCTAGCTGAACGATTATTTGATATTGAATATCATATTACAAGACTCCGTTATTATGTGATTTTTTCATTATTGTTTACTGTGTGGTTTACAGTTGGCTTATATTGGATTGCAGGTAAATACTTAACGATGGCTGTCGTATCAGGTGTTTCATTCTTTACCTTTGTATCTTTAGTTGTACTTTTTTACATAAAAGAAAAGGTTGATTATCGAAAACGAAAAATCCTATTTTCAACAAAAGGTGATTACATACATCAGCTATATACTGCGGTAGATCGAATTGGTAAAACTATTAAAATAGATGAACTATTAAAGAAATTTGCGCAAGAGGTTTCGCTGCATCTTGAGCTAGAGGATGTATTTGTACTAACCTATGACTATGGTATCCATCAATTTACTTCAACGGCTGAGGGAAAAAGGCTTTCGTTTAATCCTATAGTTATAGAGGATTTAAAATTGGGAGAGATCCGAAAAATTGACAAAGTCTACATAGCCTTTCTCCATCAAGATGCTCATTGTAAAAGAGCCTTAGTGTTGGGGCATAATAATTCGATTCATTTAAAAGAAGAAGAGCTTTTATGGCTAGAATTGCTCCTGCTTTATGTTAATAATTTTATTGAAAATACAAAGATGGTGGAAGAACTGTTAGAGGAATTAAAGCATATGAAGCAAGCAGACGATAGTCATTTACCTTGGTTAAACAAACTACTTTGGCTACGCTTTGAAGAAGAAAAATATCAATTGGCACAGGAATTACATGATACCAATTTGCAAGAGCAGCTGCATATTGCTCGAGAGGTTGATGCTCTTGTCAATGCAAAGAACACGGCAGAAATTCAAGAAAAACTTGCAAATATTCATAAGCAGATGGTTGCTTCCTTACATGATTTAAGAACCTATTGTGAAAATTTGAAGCCTCCATTACTTGATACGTTAGGATTAAATGCAGCTTTAGAGAAGCTGATTCGAAAAGTAACAGAGAGAGCTAATTTTATGTTACTTTATACGATAGATCGCCTTTACCTAGAGGATGAACGTATGAACTTAATGATCTATCGACTCTTTCAGGAATTGCTCAATAATGCTTTAAAACATTCCTACGCTAGAACGGTTGAAATACATCTTCAAGAGACTGATGATGGATTTGAAATTTTTTACAAAGATGATGGTGTTGGCTGCAATGTTGATGATATTATTATTGCAGAATCAATGGGGATTCGTGGTATGCAGGAGCGTGTAAAAGCCTTTAACGGGCAATTTTATATTGATTCGCAAATTAATGAAGGGATGTCGATTAGAATTACAGTAAAAGAAGGAAGTGACACACTTGATTACGATGCTCATAGTGGATGA
- the comX gene encoding competence pheromone ComX yields the protein MMNVIQYLEQNPALVTLLKEQKASLIGISDVEQKAIIDAFNNEIDLEGGIWN from the coding sequence ATGATGAACGTAATTCAGTATCTAGAACAAAACCCAGCCCTAGTTACACTATTAAAGGAACAAAAAGCCTCATTGATTGGAATTTCAGATGTGGAACAAAAAGCCATTATAGATGCATTTAATAATGAAATTGATTTAGAGGGCGGAATTTGGAACTAA
- a CDS encoding polyprenyl synthetase family protein, with protein sequence MKGLDEHINESLDIILENETMLGYDLKSMLKSFKEEKRTVGYSFGRLCILHYEAFTERLDKDIYKVAAAIELLILSFDIIDDLQDKDSDYSWSKTPELSLNVALAMLVMASKIIRETSFEHKNKAIQILEEYALGSINGQQLDLLNNCRDEQSYIQMIEQKSGSLTALSCLIGEVLAKGEISSQVKEYSKYIGIIQQIKNDIQGLKTWGPKNDLLNKRYSLPIIYLLSQKNDVSKSVKNYYNDDIVAVLDNNATENELTNGGAIRYAITIKNVYKFKALGYLENVAIKEVGKDYLKKLMK encoded by the coding sequence TTGAAGGGTCTTGATGAACATATTAATGAATCATTGGACATTATTTTGGAAAACGAGACTATGTTGGGCTATGATTTAAAATCGATGCTAAAAAGCTTTAAAGAGGAAAAAAGAACGGTAGGCTATTCATTTGGGAGACTCTGTATTTTACATTACGAGGCATTTACAGAGCGTTTAGATAAGGATATTTATAAAGTCGCCGCGGCTATTGAGCTTCTTATTTTGTCATTTGATATTATAGATGATTTGCAAGATAAGGATTCAGACTATAGCTGGAGTAAAACACCTGAGTTATCATTAAATGTTGCATTGGCTATGCTAGTGATGGCTTCTAAAATAATACGTGAAACCTCATTTGAACACAAAAATAAGGCTATTCAAATTCTTGAGGAGTACGCATTAGGCAGCATTAACGGACAGCAGCTTGATTTACTCAATAACTGTAGAGATGAGCAGTCCTATATACAAATGATTGAACAAAAATCAGGTTCATTAACAGCTCTAAGTTGCCTAATTGGGGAAGTGCTTGCAAAAGGTGAAATCTCTTCTCAGGTGAAGGAATATAGTAAATACATAGGCATTATTCAACAAATTAAAAATGATATTCAGGGTTTAAAAACTTGGGGCCCGAAAAATGATTTGCTAAATAAAAGATACTCATTGCCTATTATTTATCTTTTATCACAAAAAAATGATGTTTCAAAATCTGTAAAAAACTATTATAATGATGATATAGTTGCAGTTTTGGATAATAATGCTACAGAAAACGAGTTGACAAATGGTGGTGCAATACGTTATGCCATTACCATTAAAAATGTCTATAAGTTTAAAGCATTGGGCTATCTTGAAAATGTAGCTATAAAAGAAGTAGGTAAAGATTACCTAAAAAAACTAATGAAATGA
- a CDS encoding antibiotic biosynthesis monooxygenase family protein produces the protein MFVQIKRIVVTEGNSNKVVERFGAKPDGPSLLEQQPGFVDKQVLVKKVRRGDEEVLIMVRWESEEAWKNWEKSPEHIAGHKASAGKPKPEHVIESGQEVYYVKG, from the coding sequence ATGTTTGTACAAATTAAACGTATCGTAGTGACGGAAGGAAATTCGAATAAGGTTGTGGAACGTTTTGGTGCTAAGCCAGACGGGCCATCGCTTCTTGAGCAGCAACCTGGCTTTGTTGATAAGCAGGTACTTGTTAAAAAAGTGCGCCGTGGTGATGAGGAAGTGCTAATCATGGTTCGGTGGGAATCAGAGGAAGCATGGAAAAATTGGGAGAAGAGTCCCGAGCATATTGCAGGTCACAAGGCAAGCGCAGGCAAGCCGAAGCCTGAACACGTTATTGAAAGCGGACAAGAAGTTTACTATGTAAAAGGATAA
- a CDS encoding siderophore ABC transporter substrate-binding protein, producing the protein MKNWKLLTILMAMMLLVLAACSSKEEDKEDDKGTTTDKPAEEQKEEASAYPITIPGSTSGESTFKEVTLKEQPKNIVVFDYGFLDTLDALGVEVAGIPQQSVPSYLSKYTDTTYVNVGSLKEPDFEAISSMAPDIIFISGRQASAYEELSKIAPTVFVGVDNANFVESFKTNTELAGKIFGKEKEAADAFAAYQAKVEELKAKTTTSEEKALIVLGSEGSLSAYGPGSRFGVIHDVFGVKAADENIKVDTHGDNVSFEYIRDTNPDILFVVDRDAAVNPEGESGTKAAIENEIVSATNAAKNSKIFYLDPQVWYLSGGGLTSETQKVEDVLKAFN; encoded by the coding sequence ATGAAAAATTGGAAATTACTTACTATATTAATGGCAATGATGCTATTAGTATTAGCTGCTTGTAGTTCTAAGGAAGAAGATAAAGAAGATGATAAAGGTACAACAACTGATAAACCAGCTGAAGAACAAAAAGAAGAAGCCTCAGCATATCCAATTACAATCCCAGGTAGTACAAGCGGAGAAAGCACATTTAAAGAAGTAACACTTAAGGAACAACCAAAAAACATTGTAGTATTTGATTACGGTTTCCTTGATACTTTAGATGCTTTAGGAGTAGAAGTTGCAGGTATTCCTCAACAATCTGTTCCTAGCTATTTAAGCAAATATACTGATACAACTTATGTAAATGTTGGTTCATTAAAAGAGCCTGATTTCGAAGCGATTTCTTCAATGGCTCCTGATATTATTTTCATTTCTGGTCGTCAAGCTTCAGCTTACGAGGAACTTTCTAAAATCGCGCCTACAGTATTTGTTGGTGTTGATAACGCTAATTTTGTAGAATCATTCAAAACGAATACTGAATTAGCTGGTAAAATCTTTGGTAAGGAAAAAGAAGCTGCTGATGCATTTGCTGCATATCAAGCTAAAGTAGAAGAATTAAAAGCGAAAACTACTACATCAGAAGAGAAAGCTTTAATTGTTTTAGGCTCTGAAGGCTCATTATCTGCATATGGTCCTGGTTCACGCTTTGGTGTGATTCATGATGTATTTGGTGTAAAAGCTGCTGATGAAAACATTAAAGTTGATACTCATGGTGACAATGTAAGCTTTGAATATATTCGTGATACAAACCCAGATATTTTATTTGTAGTTGACCGTGACGCTGCAGTAAACCCAGAAGGTGAGTCAGGTACAAAAGCTGCAATTGAAAACGAAATCGTTAGTGCTACTAATGCAGCGAAAAATAGCAAAATCTTCTACCTTGATCCTCAAGTATGGTATTTATCAGGTGGTGGATTAACTTCTGAAACACAAAAAGTTGAAGATGTCTTAAAGGCGTTTAATTAA
- a CDS encoding iron ABC transporter ATP-binding protein, translating to MIQVKELSKFFGKKPVIQDVSVDVAPGKITSFIGPNGAGKSTLLSMVSRLLNADTGEVLLDKSDVRRWKSDDFAKRVSILKQSNYMNVRLTIRELVSFGRFPYSKGNLKPEDELKVDEAIQYMNLEDMQHNYLDELSGGQRQRAFIAMVIAQDTDYILLDEPLNNLDMKHSVQIMKILRKLVDELGKTVVIVLHDINFASVYSDHIVALKNGRVVKDGPTNDIINSDALKEIYDMDIPVQEQNGCRICVYFNS from the coding sequence ATGATCCAAGTAAAGGAACTCTCCAAGTTTTTTGGTAAAAAACCGGTCATTCAAGATGTCAGTGTGGACGTTGCCCCAGGGAAAATTACGTCATTTATTGGACCAAATGGTGCAGGTAAATCAACATTACTTTCAATGGTAAGCCGTTTACTAAATGCAGATACTGGAGAAGTATTACTCGATAAATCAGATGTACGTCGTTGGAAATCAGATGACTTTGCAAAGCGTGTTTCTATTTTGAAGCAATCAAACTATATGAATGTACGTCTAACTATTCGTGAGCTTGTGTCATTTGGCCGTTTCCCTTATTCAAAAGGAAATTTAAAGCCAGAAGATGAGCTGAAGGTAGATGAAGCTATTCAATATATGAATTTAGAAGATATGCAGCACAATTATTTGGATGAATTATCAGGTGGTCAACGTCAGCGTGCTTTTATTGCTATGGTTATAGCTCAGGATACAGACTATATCCTGCTTGATGAACCACTTAACAATTTAGATATGAAGCACTCTGTGCAAATCATGAAAATTTTACGAAAGCTAGTTGATGAGCTAGGTAAAACGGTTGTTATTGTATTGCATGATATTAACTTTGCATCCGTATATTCCGATCATATCGTAGCCTTAAAAAATGGGCGTGTTGTAAAAGACGGACCAACAAATGACATCATTAACTCGGATGCATTGAAGGAAATCTATGATATGGATATCCCTGTTCAAGAACAGAATGGCTGTCGTATTTGTGTGTATTTTAACTCTTAG
- a CDS encoding iron chelate uptake ABC transporter family permease subunit → MRNHTKMLILIGLAVASILLYVFHELNGNYHYAFPRRLIKVVAMSLTGIAIAYSTVVFQTITHNRILTPSVMGLDALYMMVQTFIYYFFGSMSIFVISAQYNFLLAVSAMVVFALLFYRVLFKEGKRPIYFLLLVGMIVGTFLGSVTTFFQVLIDPNEFLSLQSKMFASFNNVNSDLVWLAAIAIIVAFIYGWRHMSQLDVMSLGRDTAINLGVPYDKLVQRMLILSSVLIAVSTALVGPITFFGLIVANLSYQFFKTYKHSVLIAGSCVMSIVALVGGQWMVERIFNFDTTLSVIINFVGGVYFIYLLLKESRSAG, encoded by the coding sequence ATGCGTAACCATACAAAGATGTTGATTTTAATTGGTCTTGCAGTAGCTTCTATCTTACTGTATGTATTTCATGAACTAAATGGAAACTATCATTATGCGTTCCCTCGCCGCCTCATTAAAGTCGTAGCGATGTCGTTAACAGGAATAGCTATTGCATATTCTACTGTGGTTTTTCAAACAATTACACATAATCGTATTTTAACGCCAAGTGTAATGGGACTCGATGCGTTATATATGATGGTTCAAACATTTATCTATTATTTCTTTGGTTCAATGTCGATATTTGTGATTAGCGCTCAATACAATTTTTTACTTGCTGTTTCAGCAATGGTTGTCTTTGCATTACTTTTCTATCGTGTATTGTTCAAAGAGGGAAAGCGTCCAATTTACTTTTTACTGCTTGTCGGTATGATAGTAGGAACTTTTTTAGGAAGTGTGACAACGTTCTTCCAAGTTTTAATTGATCCGAATGAATTTTTAAGCTTACAAAGTAAAATGTTTGCAAGCTTCAATAATGTGAATTCGGATTTAGTGTGGCTTGCAGCTATTGCAATTATCGTTGCCTTTATCTATGGGTGGCGACATATGAGCCAATTAGACGTAATGTCTCTTGGTCGTGATACAGCTATCAACTTAGGAGTGCCATACGATAAGCTTGTACAACGCATGCTTATACTGTCCTCAGTATTAATTGCAGTATCTACTGCTCTTGTTGGACCCATTACATTCTTTGGTTTAATCGTAGCGAATTTATCTTATCAATTTTTCAAAACGTACAAGCACTCTGTGTTAATAGCAGGTTCTTGTGTGATGAGTATTGTTGCTTTGGTCGGTGGTCAGTGGATGGTTGAACGAATTTTCAACTTTGATACAACACTTAGCGTTATTATTAACTTTGTAGGTGGCGTGTACTTCATCTACTTATTATTGAAGGAAAGTAGGTCAGCAGGATGA
- a CDS encoding ABC transporter permease gives MKIRYLLTATVVLSIVSLFIGVVNIKPSDLLDFQSEETRLFLISRVPRLVAILLAGAGMSIAGLIMQSLSRNKFVSPTTAGTLDATKLGVLISMMFFTNVTYFQKISFAFIFALAGTLLFMQILNRIKFKDAIFIPLIGLMFGNILSSITTFFAYKADIIQNISAWLQGDFSLMMKGRYELLYISVPVLIFAYIYANRFTVAGMGEDFAKNLGLSYKFVVNFGLVLVALISTTVVLTVGVIPFLGLIIPNIISLFKGDNLAKTLPHTALLGMSFLLLCDILGRVLIYPYEIPISMTVGVIGSAIFLIMLFRGKAYA, from the coding sequence ATGAAAATAAGATATCTTTTAACAGCAACTGTAGTGTTGTCGATTGTGTCACTGTTTATCGGAGTAGTGAATATTAAACCGAGTGATCTATTAGACTTCCAATCAGAAGAAACTAGACTATTTTTAATTAGTCGTGTACCTAGGCTTGTAGCAATTTTACTGGCTGGTGCAGGTATGAGTATTGCTGGTTTAATTATGCAAAGCTTAAGTAGGAATAAGTTTGTGTCACCCACAACTGCAGGTACTTTAGATGCTACAAAGTTGGGTGTGCTGATTTCGATGATGTTTTTTACAAATGTCACGTACTTTCAAAAAATTTCCTTCGCTTTCATATTTGCTCTAGCCGGCACACTATTATTTATGCAAATATTAAATCGGATTAAATTTAAAGATGCAATCTTTATACCGCTTATTGGCTTGATGTTTGGGAATATTCTTTCGTCTATTACGACATTCTTTGCGTATAAGGCAGATATTATCCAAAACATTTCTGCATGGTTACAAGGAGATTTCTCATTAATGATGAAAGGTCGTTATGAACTTTTATACATAAGTGTACCCGTGCTGATTTTTGCTTACATTTATGCAAACCGTTTCACAGTCGCTGGTATGGGTGAGGATTTTGCTAAAAATCTTGGTCTTTCCTACAAGTTTGTTGTGAATTTTGGTTTAGTGTTAGTAGCCCTTATTTCAACAACAGTGGTGCTTACTGTTGGTGTGATTCCTTTCCTTGGGTTAATCATTCCAAATATCATTTCGCTGTTCAAGGGGGATAATCTTGCAAAAACATTGCCTCATACTGCTTTGCTAGGGATGTCGTTCTTACTATTATGCGACATTTTAGGGCGTGTGCTGATTTACCCTTATGAAATTCCAATTAGTATGACAGTTGGTGTCATCGGAAGTGCGATCTTCCTAATTATGTTGTTTAGGGGGAAAGCATATGCGTAA
- a CDS encoding YkvI family membrane protein gives MKKSLQIGGAYVGIIVGAGFASGQEIVLYFTSYGYKGIYGAFLATFGFALVGMCIAQISSRYRTTSHKDLIYQISGQSMGFVMDYLLSLFLFGVAVIMFAGAGATLQQMFGLPVWLGSICMIVLTIATVMMNVKSIINIIAIATPYLLIIVSIIAVYSLATMDLTFVEQSVIAQQARVSSKSWWMTALLYMSFNIGVCFSLLTVMCGAIRNEKVAGMGGIIGGILLGALILLINLSLLAKMNVIVGLDIPMLALANEIHPFAGLLMSFSLLGMIYNTAVGMFYSFMVRFFKPSKPSFKVASVIIGILGFFASLAGFTTLVAKLYAVMGYVGFMLVIFIIFAWLKRNQRIA, from the coding sequence TTGAAGAAAAGCTTGCAAATCGGTGGTGCCTATGTAGGGATTATCGTCGGTGCAGGATTTGCATCAGGACAGGAGATCGTACTATATTTTACGAGCTATGGCTATAAAGGAATTTACGGTGCATTTCTTGCTACTTTTGGGTTTGCCTTAGTTGGTATGTGCATTGCTCAAATTAGCTCAAGATATCGTACAACATCACATAAGGATTTGATTTATCAAATATCAGGGCAATCTATGGGATTTGTGATGGATTATTTACTGTCACTCTTCCTATTTGGTGTGGCGGTTATTATGTTTGCTGGAGCGGGTGCCACATTACAGCAAATGTTTGGGCTACCTGTTTGGCTAGGAAGTATTTGCATGATTGTTCTTACGATCGCAACAGTCATGATGAATGTCAAAAGCATCATCAACATTATTGCGATAGCTACCCCTTATTTGCTAATTATTGTATCCATAATAGCAGTCTATTCATTAGCCACAATGGATTTAACCTTCGTTGAGCAGTCTGTGATTGCACAGCAGGCACGAGTAAGCTCAAAAAGCTGGTGGATGACGGCATTACTTTATATGTCTTTTAATATAGGTGTTTGTTTTTCCCTATTAACAGTAATGTGTGGTGCTATTCGAAATGAGAAGGTTGCAGGTATGGGGGGCATTATAGGTGGGATTTTGCTTGGAGCTTTAATATTGCTAATTAATCTTTCCCTTCTTGCTAAAATGAATGTCATAGTAGGATTAGACATACCGATGCTAGCATTGGCAAATGAAATTCATCCATTCGCTGGTCTTCTAATGTCCTTTTCTTTATTAGGAATGATTTATAATACTGCCGTAGGAATGTTTTATTCCTTTATGGTTCGTTTTTTTAAACCTAGCAAACCCAGTTTTAAGGTTGCGAGCGTCATTATTGGCATCTTAGGTTTTTTTGCAAGCCTCGCCGGATTTACGACGCTTGTGGCAAAGCTATATGCTGTTATGGGATATGTAGGTTTTATGTTAGTCATTTTTATTATTTTTGCATGGCTAAAAAGAAATCAACGTATTGCTTAA
- the menC gene encoding o-succinylbenzoate synthase produces the protein MKLKEIIVRHIKMPMKAPFATSFGTIHDKELLLIEAKDQSGTIGWGEAVAFVAPWYTEETLKTTWHMLEDFLIPILLHKEIGHPDEVSTLFSSIRRNCMAKASIEGAVWDIYAQQTNQSLARALGGKKERIEVGVSVGIQPSKEVLLTVIQNHLKKGYKRVKVKIKPGHDVEVVRAIRSEMPDLPLMVDANSAYSLNDLDVLQQLDAYNLLMIEQPLAVDDIVDHAKLQGKITTPICLDESITCYEDARKAIELGSCGVINIKIGRVGGLTEAKRIHDLCKENNIPVWCGGMLEAGIGRAHNIALTSLSNFILPGDTAGSSHYWYEDIIFPEVIVENGYISVPQAIGIGYSPNMKVIEKLTLCKKVYQ, from the coding sequence GTGAAACTAAAGGAAATTATTGTTAGACATATAAAAATGCCAATGAAAGCGCCTTTTGCAACGAGCTTTGGTACCATTCACGACAAAGAATTGCTACTAATAGAAGCTAAAGATCAATCAGGCACGATAGGATGGGGAGAAGCAGTTGCCTTTGTAGCACCTTGGTATACAGAGGAAACATTAAAAACAACATGGCATATGCTGGAGGACTTTTTGATACCTATCTTGTTACATAAAGAGATTGGGCATCCAGATGAGGTTAGTACTTTATTTTCCTCGATTCGCCGTAACTGCATGGCAAAGGCCTCAATTGAAGGTGCTGTATGGGATATATACGCGCAACAAACAAATCAATCATTGGCTAGAGCCTTAGGCGGTAAAAAGGAGCGAATAGAGGTAGGAGTTAGTGTGGGAATTCAGCCTTCAAAGGAAGTTTTACTCACTGTTATACAGAATCATCTTAAGAAGGGTTATAAACGAGTGAAAGTGAAAATTAAGCCGGGCCATGATGTGGAGGTGGTACGTGCTATTCGTTCTGAGATGCCTGATCTCCCGTTGATGGTAGACGCTAATTCAGCCTATTCATTAAATGATTTAGATGTATTGCAGCAGCTTGATGCATATAATTTATTAATGATAGAGCAGCCATTAGCTGTAGATGATATTGTGGATCATGCTAAGCTGCAAGGGAAAATAACAACACCTATTTGCTTAGACGAAAGTATCACCTGCTATGAGGATGCCCGCAAGGCAATAGAGCTTGGTAGCTGTGGTGTTATAAATATCAAGATAGGACGAGTTGGCGGATTAACCGAAGCCAAGCGAATCCATGATCTATGTAAAGAGAATAATATTCCAGTTTGGTGTGGTGGCATGCTAGAGGCAGGAATCGGACGAGCACATAATATAGCATTAACATCACTTAGCAATTTTATATTGCCTGGAGATACTGCGGGTTCTAGTCATTATTGGTATGAGGACATTATTTTTCCTGAAGTGATTGTGGAAAACGGCTATATAAGTGTGCCGCAGGCTATAGGAATAGGGTATTCTCCTAATATGAAAGTAATTGAGAAGTTGACACTTTGCAAGAAAGTTTACCAATAA